Within the Catalinimonas niigatensis genome, the region ATTCAAAGGGTGAGAGTCCGAGGCTGGGATAAAAGTTAGCTTTAGAAAGATCAAGGTTTTGAGAACCTATTTCAATCTGTTTAGCTCTTTTTTGTAGCTCAATATTGTAGACCAGAGCCGTGTCAATCAATGAAATTAAAGTGGAATCTTCAAAATAATCCCTCCAGTTTACATCGGCCAAGGTGCTTTGAGTATCCGAAGAAGTAGTGTCCAGTCGAGAAATTCCGTAGTAGCTGTCAATTTCACCAATGTCGGGTCTTTGGTAGCTTTCCCCAACTTTGCAACTGATGGCTGAGATGAGAACCAAACTGACGAATACTAATTGCTTTATATACTTCATAAGTATCAACTTTCTTAGGTAGTTTTAATATTGAACCGCTCACTTAGCTGAAGAAACAAATAAGTTAGTACCGGTATGATGAGAATACCCAGGAACACACCGGATAACATTCCGCCTGCCGTGCCTATACTCACTGATTTGTTACCTATAGCCGAAGAACCCTCAGAAAACATAAGGGGTATTAAACCGGCAGTAAATGCGAGTGAGGTCATCACAATGGCTCTAAGGCGTAAAGCACTGGCATCCAATACGGCATCCAAAAGATTGCTCCCTGCCCGTCTTTTTTGAGCGGCAAATTCTACAATCAAAATGGCATTTTTAGCGAGTAGACCAATCAGCATGATAATTCCTACCTGCACGTAGATATTATTATCGATACCGGCAAGATTGATGAAGGCAAAAACGCCCAGAATTCCGGTAGGGAGAGAAAGGATTACGGCCATTGGTAGCCAAAAGCTCTCATACTGGGCAGCCAGAATGAAATATACCAATACAATGCTGATGATAAATACAATGGTGGAATCTGATCCTGATTTTTTCTCTTCCAGACTCATGCTGGTCCACTCAAAATTAAGACTGGCAGGTAAGGTTTGCTCACTCAATTCTTCAATTTTATTCATTACATCTCCAGTGCTGAAGCCCTGGGCAGGAGTAATATTAATTTTAGCTGCATTGTATAAATTATATCGTGTCACGGTTTCCGGACCGAAAGCTTCTTCTAGTTGCACAATGGTATTCAAGGGAACCATCTCATTCTCATCATTTTTGACAAAAATGGCATTGAAAGCCTCCGGGTTTTCGCGGTAGGAGATATCCGATTGCATGAATACTCCATATTGCCGGGTAAATCTATTAAAATCGCCAACCCTGGTGCGGCCAAAATTAGATTGAACAGTGAACATCATATCCTTGACACTCACGCCCAGGGCTTTGGCTTTTTTATAGTCGATATTCAATCGGTACTGGGGAAAATTAGTGTTGTAGGACGTGAAAGCATTCTCAATTTCATTCTGCTGGTTAAGCTCAGCAATAAACTCGTTAACCAAGACTCCAAACTCGCTTAGATCACCATCCGAGATATCCTGCAACATGAGCTGCACTCCGTCAAAGTTACCAAATCCCTGAACTGTAGGCCGGGGATACATATTGATTCCTTGGGCATCACTGATGACTGAAAGCTTGCCCATCAAATGTTTAATGAGTTCATCAATGTCTTCTATCTCACCTCGTTCATCTATACTTTTCAATATAATATACCCCATACCGGAAGAGGGACTTTCGGCATCACTCACAACATTGTAGCCAGAAACCGTATTCACACTCTCTACTGCAGGTTCCAGCTGGAGAATGGAATCAACTTGTATCAGCGCCTGATTGGTTCTGTGAAGCGAAGCGCCTTCAGGCATTGAGAGTGAAAAAATCAGGAAGTTATCATCTTCGGTAGGAATAAAAGCCTGTGGAGTACGATTGACCAAAAAGACCGTAACCAGAACTGCGCCCAATAGCCCGGCTAAACTTACCCATTTGTATTGAATGGCCAGGCGGGCCAGATTCACATATTTGCGCGTAAACTTATCGAAGAGATTGTCAAACTTACGCAAGCCTAGCGTACCTACTGTCTTTACCTTGCGTACCTTTCTTGACTTCTTTAGTTTTCCCATTACCCGGTTTTCCTGCCTTTTCTTGCCAACCTTCTTATAAAGCAATATAAACATCACAGGGCCCAGGGTAAGGGCTATGATTGCTGAAATCACTACAGCAATAATAATAGTATAGGCAAACTCCTGATAGAAAACTCCTACCGGTCCTTGCAGGAATCCTACCGGCAGAAATACAGCCGCAATCACCATTGTAATGGACACAATAGCTCCTGTGATCTCAGATAAGGCAGAAGTTACTGCTTCCCGGGCTGGCATACTATAATGTTGCATCTTTTCAAAAATGGCCTCTACTACCACAATGGCATTATCCACCACAATACCAATAGACAGTACAATGGAGAACATACTAAGTACATTCATAGAAACCCCAACCAGTGAAAGGAAAAAGAACGTGCCTACCAGAGAGATAGGGATGGTGATAGCGGTAATGAAAGTAGCTTTGAAATCCTGCAAGAAAATGAACACCACCAGGAACACAAGAATAAAGGCTTCAATCAGCGTTTGTTTTACGTGCCCCATGGATTCATCAATCTGATCTCTTACGCTATAGGTAATTTCGTAATCCATACCTTCAGGAAATACTTTGGCCTGATCTTCCAGAATCTCACGGACACTTTTATCAATTTCTACCGCATTGGCCCCACTTTGCTGGACAATGTCGATGGTTACCGATGGACGGCTATCCAGGCGGTTCTGGCTGGTATAGTTGGAGGCTCCAAACTCAATGCGTGCTACATCCCGTAAATGTAGTTGAAGCCCATCCTCCTCAGATTTGATCACGATATTTTCATACTCTTCGGGCTCACTGAACCTTCCGCTGTGCTTTAGGGGTATTTCAAAAACTTCATCAGAATTTTCTCCGAATTTACCAGGGGCGGCTTCAAAACTCTGATCCTGGATTTGCTGGTACACATCCCGGGGAGTAAGTCCATACAGGGCTAATCTTTCAGGGTTCAGCCAGATACGCATAGCATAATCCCGGGAGCGCAGGATGGCAGCTTCAGCCAGGCCTTCTACTCGTTTTAATTCCCGCCTTATATTCATTCGGGTATAGGCATTCAGAAAAGTTTCATTGTAGGGAGAGTTTTCATCTTCAGCAAAGATGTTGATGGTCATGAGCGTTCCCTTCATTCTTTTCATTACGGTAATACCCGACTCAACAACTTCCGGCGGAATTTGCTGTACCACCGTAGAAATACGGTTTTGGATATCCACTGCTGCCAGATCCGGATCGGTCCCCGGTTCAAAGTATACTGAAACCCTCCCTCTACCGGAGTTGGTGGCGGTAGAATTGGCATAGGTCATGTTCTCAGTACCATTGATAGCTTCTTCAATTGGCAGCAGTACTGACTTGGCTACGGTTTCAGCATTACCGCCCGGATAATACACCTGAACACTCACACTGGGAGGGGCAATTTCAGGAAATCGTTCTACCGGAAGTTGGAAAATACTGGCTGCACCCGCCAGCACCAATACTATTGAAATTACAAGGGTGAGTACCGGCCGGTCTATTATTTTTTTTAACATAGTATCTTACAGCTTATTCAAAAAATCAGATGCGTAGTGGTAAAATTTTATGAAATTCCGGAAAAAGTATAACTACGATAAATTGACAAAATTATTCTCTAACAATGGTTAACAGCAAATGGGAATTCGCTATGGCTCCGATCAATAAATCTATGGGCATAGAAATACTGGATACAGCGTTTTTCTAAAGGAGTCGGATAATAAGTAGAAAATGAGTAATGTGAGATGAAAAACTGATGTAATAGTCTATCAATGCTACTACCTTCATGCAGGGTAATAGCCGGTAAGCCAGCCATTCCCTTTCTTCGGAAATTGGTTAGATAAGTAGAAATCATGGTTAAACAATAGAGGCAATGCTAAAAAAATTACACTGGCATAATCCAAACGCCTGTTTAATGCGTTGGAAAACAAGCTATAGCAAAGCACTGTACAAAAAATATAACCTTTTCTCTATAAGGTCATCCTTACGTTAATATTCTTATTTACTGCATACTACTCGTAGTAGCATTGTTATCCAATACTAATTGTCCTGGCTGCATTGGGTTTACTTTTACACCATTGGTCAGTTTGTTAATCCCGGAAACTACGATTCTATCGTTAGGATTCAGTGTTTCTGCACTTACAATATAATTTTTTCCCGTGCGGCCTTCAATCTGTATTTCTTTTCTCACTACTGTGCTGTCTTCCTCTTGAAATTTGAATACAAACCGCTTATCCTGAATAGAAGTAGTGGCTCCCTGGGGGACTAAAAGGGCATTTGGGTAAATTTGTTCCATGATGATTTTACCGGTACTTCCTGATCTGAGCAGGGTATCGGGATTTTCAAATTTTGCCCGTAAATTGATAGAGCCTGTTGACTTATCAATCTGACCTGAATTAGCGTCAATCATCCCCGATCTTTC harbors:
- a CDS encoding efflux RND transporter permease subunit yields the protein MLKKIIDRPVLTLVISIVLVLAGAASIFQLPVERFPEIAPPSVSVQVYYPGGNAETVAKSVLLPIEEAINGTENMTYANSTATNSGRGRVSVYFEPGTDPDLAAVDIQNRISTVVQQIPPEVVESGITVMKRMKGTLMTINIFAEDENSPYNETFLNAYTRMNIRRELKRVEGLAEAAILRSRDYAMRIWLNPERLALYGLTPRDVYQQIQDQSFEAAPGKFGENSDEVFEIPLKHSGRFSEPEEYENIVIKSEEDGLQLHLRDVARIEFGASNYTSQNRLDSRPSVTIDIVQQSGANAVEIDKSVREILEDQAKVFPEGMDYEITYSVRDQIDESMGHVKQTLIEAFILVFLVVFIFLQDFKATFITAITIPISLVGTFFFLSLVGVSMNVLSMFSIVLSIGIVVDNAIVVVEAIFEKMQHYSMPAREAVTSALSEITGAIVSITMVIAAVFLPVGFLQGPVGVFYQEFAYTIIIAVVISAIIALTLGPVMFILLYKKVGKKRQENRVMGKLKKSRKVRKVKTVGTLGLRKFDNLFDKFTRKYVNLARLAIQYKWVSLAGLLGAVLVTVFLVNRTPQAFIPTEDDNFLIFSLSMPEGASLHRTNQALIQVDSILQLEPAVESVNTVSGYNVVSDAESPSSGMGYIILKSIDERGEIEDIDELIKHLMGKLSVISDAQGINMYPRPTVQGFGNFDGVQLMLQDISDGDLSEFGVLVNEFIAELNQQNEIENAFTSYNTNFPQYRLNIDYKKAKALGVSVKDMMFTVQSNFGRTRVGDFNRFTRQYGVFMQSDISYRENPEAFNAIFVKNDENEMVPLNTIVQLEEAFGPETVTRYNLYNAAKINITPAQGFSTGDVMNKIEELSEQTLPASLNFEWTSMSLEEKKSGSDSTIVFIISIVLVYFILAAQYESFWLPMAVILSLPTGILGVFAFINLAGIDNNIYVQVGIIMLIGLLAKNAILIVEFAAQKRRAGSNLLDAVLDASALRLRAIVMTSLAFTAGLIPLMFSEGSSAIGNKSVSIGTAGGMLSGVFLGILIIPVLTYLFLQLSERFNIKTT